A window of Taeniopygia guttata chromosome 14, bTaeGut7.mat, whole genome shotgun sequence contains these coding sequences:
- the MSRB1 gene encoding methionine-R-sulfoxide reductase B1: MSFCSFFGGEVFKDHFQPGIYVCAKCGHELFSSRAKYEHSSPWPAFTETLRGDSVAKREERPGALKVTCGKCGNGLGHEFLNDGPKRGQSRFUIFSSSLKFLPKGKSDLTEK, encoded by the exons ATGTCCTTCTGCTCCTTTTTTGGGGGAGAGGTGTTCAAGGACCACTTCCAGCCGG GTATTTACGTGTGTGCCAAGTGTGGCCATGAGCTCTTCTCCAGCCGAGCCAAGTACGAGCACTCGTCGCCGTGGCCGGCGTTCACCGAGACCCTGCGCGGGGACAGCGTGGCCAAGCGCGAGGAGCGCCCGGGAGCCTTAAAG GTGACGTGTGGCAAGTGTGGCAACGGGCTGGGCCACGAGTTCCTCAACGATGGGCCCAAGAGGGGCCAGTCCCGCTTCTGAATATTCAGCAGCTCACTGAAGTTCCTCCCGAAAG GTAAATCTGACCTGACGGAAAAATAA